A genomic segment from Antedon mediterranea chromosome 6, ecAntMedi1.1, whole genome shotgun sequence encodes:
- the LOC140051726 gene encoding uncharacterized protein: protein MLSCHLQGKEMYHKRSINSNFHQEDLAERRHRPVMFTKSVPNRARVSSSDNNFRTPKEAWTHQMCIGKHTRTNIFPSSVGFKKNIDLESQFQTELSKCLFEKSLEEFEKNNSADDTALLKSRNQSLAKTRPSSSISYWSSQPAFELSQSLWTIKTNCFDPRISLNIKETRCKSAIVQNNEKFDTYFVNGSLDARAVAKSRGPIETSTGNIRAHVHRIKSGTTRNLHKLSLRHKYSDKNKESEYRTMMKLYVDKPPPAPPPPLTPEEKQRAREEALRIIAEKLKAEEDERAAKEAELKKQAEEKAAAEAAVAAASRPSSSGKTVTFNENLTSTKIIGGRKKSSRKNSPARKSSPTGGKTKSFPGSGRGSPSGRKKSPNSSPSDSPKPPSPKGKRKKGNTKGKKGKSKKKQIIPEVITPPVEPTPVEKPEPEPEPVPLEPQVENIPSEPKVILLDDPPKYTPTGEYKTKNKRVTEWLYSCSSAASGTYQPFL from the coding sequence atgtTGTCTTGTCATCTTCAAGGTAAGGAGATGTATCACAAACGCAGCATAAATAGTAATTTTCATCAGGAAGATTTAGCTGAACGCAGGCACAGGCCTGTTATGTTTACTAAATCAGTACCGAATAGAGCGAGAGTTTCAAGTTCAGACAACAATTTTAGAACGCCTAAGGAAGCATGGACACATCAGATGTGTATTGGTAAGCATACTAGAACAAACATATTTCCAAGTAGCGTTGGATTTAAAAAGAATATTGATTTGGAATCTCAGTTTCAAACAGAACTtagtaaatgtttatttgaaaagTCACTAGAGGAATTCGAAAAGAATAACAGTGCAGACGACACTGCTCTTCTAAAGAGTCGGAATCAGTCGTTAGCTAAAACTAGACCATCAAGTAGCATTTCGTATTGGTCTTCTCAACCAGCGTTTGAGCTGAGTCAATCTCTTTGGACGATAAAAACAAACTGCTTTGACCCGAGAATTTCACTTAATATTAAAGAAACCAGATGTAAGTCTGCAATTGTTCAAAATAATGAAAAGTTTGATACATATTTCGTTAATGGTAGTCTGGATGCAAGAGCTGTTGCTAAGTCACGTGGACCAATCGAAACATCTACAGGAAACATACGTGCGCATGTGCATAGGATTAAAAGTGGAACTACGAGGAATCTCCACAAACTATCATTGAGACACAAGTACTCGGATAAAAACAAAGAAAGCGAATATCGAACTATGATGAAGCTATATGTAGATAAACCACCACCAGCCCCACCACCACCATTGACACCTGAAGAAAAACAAAGAGCTCGAGAAGAGGCACTAAGGATAATTGCAGAAAAGTTGAAAGCTGAAGAGGACGAAAGAGCTGCCAAAGAggcagaattaaaaaaacaagCCGAAGAAAAGGCAGCTGCCGAGGCAGCAGTCGCTGCTGCAAGTAGACCATCTTCTTCAGGAAAAACTGtgacatttaatgaaaaccTCACCAGTACCAAAATTATAGGTGGTAGAAAAAAATCATCTCGAAAAAATTCACCGGCAAGAAAGTCTTCGCCGACTGGAGGAAAAACTAAATCGTTTCCTGGTTCCGGAAGAGGGTCACCGTCTGGGcgtaaaaagtctccaaattcGTCTCCTAGTGATTCGCCAAAACCACCGTCACCAAAAGGAAAAAGAAAGAAGGGCAACACAAAGGGAAAGAAAggtaaaagtaaaaagaaacagATAATCCCTGAGGTTATTACACCACCAGTGGAACCAACTCCGGTTGAAAAACCAGAACCAGAACCGGAGCCAGTACCACTGGAACCACAGGTAGAGAACATTCCATCGGAACCTAAAGTTATCTTGCTCGATGATCCACCAAAATACACGCCAACTGGGGAAtataaaacaaagaataaaCGCGTAACTGAATGGTTATATAGCTGCAGTTCAGCCGCGTCCGGTACATATCAGCCTTTCTTGTAA